One window from the genome of Cryptomeria japonica chromosome 6, Sugi_1.0, whole genome shotgun sequence encodes:
- the LOC131062940 gene encoding uncharacterized protein LOC131062940 — MNSMFCCRVFVMNPFHFRNVFSTLAITNAHSQSLFSQFVSSKFNMFTADITRIFKINPSLQRLQTLEKVEQFVHMLDERGFSQVQIANIMRKHPNIICLSAERNLEPKIKLLEGFGFEGQTLTKLLTRNSNMLGVALENGLLPTMEFLQNVFQSQDVLVKALLRGSYLLSSNLEKTLKPSVALWEGWGFRGTGPARFVMINPRVLLLTSLTPAHIDLIHKMGGDKESKMFKFILSRVVSSRVETLEAKIENLKLCGLSAEETWQVFRANPGLLGYSKEYMGEKIKFRVNTMELPANYVVKRPTLCAISLEKTMRPRFLVWQKIKDMNDLGLSLLTVLTMTEARFVRKIIKGHPESETLLSIYQNAISSSPNCTKISTKISYFTEKPQQI; from the coding sequence ATGAACTCCATGTTTTGCTGCAGAGTGTTTGTTATGAACCCATTCCATTTTCGCAATGTGTTCTCAACCCTTGCCATTACCAATGCTCATTCACAGAGCCTCTTTTCTCAGTTTGTCTCCTCCAAATTCAACATGTTCACGGCCGACATCACTCGGATCTTCAAAATCAACCCGAGTCTGCAGAGGCTTCAAACCCTTGAGAAAGTGGAGCAGTTTGTTcatatgttggatgaaaggggcTTCAGTCAAGTCCAAATTGCCAATATAATGAGGAAACACCCCAACATTATCTGCTTAAGCGCAGAAAGAAATTTGGAGCCCAAGATCAAACTACTGGAAGGTTTCGGATTTGAGGGTCAAACTCTGACGAAGCTTTTGACGAGGAATAGCAACATGTTGGGCGTCGCCCTCGAGAACGGACTTCTTCCCACGATGGAGTTTCTGCAAAATGTATTTCAGTCCCAAGATGTTCTCGTTAAAGCCCTGTTAAGAGGATCGTACCTTCTCAGTTCCAACTTGGAGAAGACACTGAAGCCCTCGGTTGCTTTATGGGAGGGATGGGGTTTTCGTGGGACGGGGCCCGCCAGATTCGTAATGATCAATCCGCGCGTTCTGCTACTCACTTCTCTCACGCCTGCACACATTGATCTCATTCACAAGATGGGCGGTGATAAAGAAAGcaaaatgtttaaatttattttaagtAGAGTGGTTTCCAGCCGCGTTGAAACTTTAGAGGCCAAGATAGAAAATCTCAAACTCTGCGGGCTCTCGGCCGAGGAAACTTGGCAAGTATTTCGGGCTAACCCTGGACTCCTTGGTTACTCTAAGGAATATATGGGTGAAAAGATTAAGTTTAGAGTTAATACTATGGAGCTCCCTGCAAATTATGTAGTCAAGCGCCCAACCTTGTGCGCAATCAGCTTGGAAAAGACTATGAGGCCCAGGTTTCTAGTTTGGCAGAAAatcaaagacatgaatgatctcggCCTTTCTCTTTTGACTGTATTGACAATGACAGAAGCAAGATTTGTTAGAAAGATTATAAAAGGGCATCCTGAATCTGAAACACTGTTGTCAATTTATCAAAATGCCATCTCTAGTTCCCCCAACTGCACAAAGATATCAACCAAAATAAGTTATTTTACCGAAAAACCACAACAAATCTAA